The segment ATGATCGCGGCGGCGTCGGGCTGGCCGCCGCCCGGCACGGGGCAGTAGCGGTCGGCGTTGGTGGCCACCAAGCGCGCCCCGGCGCGGATGGCATCGAAGGCGACCTGCAGCTTGTGGTAGGTGAAGGTGCGGTCGAACGAGGCCACCACCACGTCGATCTCGCCCGCCCGCTCGCTGAGCGCGAACCCGGCTGCCACCAGCTCGTCGATCAGGGGCTGCTCGCCGATCACGAACAGGCGCGCGCCGGGGGCCTCGCGCAGCAGCCAGCGCGTCATCACCAGCGAGGAGTTGATGATCTGGTCGATGCTGGCGTCGACGCCCAGCCGCCGCAGCCGCTGCACGTAGGCCTCGCGGGTGTGGGTGGGGTTGTTGGAGAGGAAGGCGATCTTGCGGCCAGCCGCCCTGAGCGTGGCCAGAGTCTCGACCGCGCCGGGCAGCGCGGCGTCGCCCAGGTAGATCGTGCCGTCGAGATCGAAGATGTAGCCGTCGTAGGCGGGTATTGCCATTGTGTTGTCCCATCTGCCCGCGCAACCGTTGCGCGGCTGGGGGCGATTGTACCATGGCTTGTTTCAGCGGCGCGGGCGATTGGGCCTACGGCGTAAGCCGTTTGCACTTTGTGATGATGTGCATCATCTGGATACGCGATGTGGGTGCGGCGGGGGAGGTGGGTAGC is part of the Chloroflexia bacterium SDU3-3 genome and harbors:
- a CDS encoding HAD-IIA family hydrolase, whose translation is MAIPAYDGYIFDLDGTIYLGDAALPGAVETLATLRAAGRKIAFLSNNPTHTREAYVQRLRRLGVDASIDQIINSSLVMTRWLLREAPGARLFVIGEQPLIDELVAAGFALSERAGEIDVVVASFDRTFTYHKLQVAFDAIRAGARLVATNADRYCPVPGGGQPDAAAIIAAIEACTSTRIEQVVGKPSPITVAEVAALLQLPLERCIMVGDRLETDVAMGVRAGMASALVLTGATPRAALDGSDIRPDYVLDTIAPLAEAL